Proteins from a genomic interval of Acetobacterium woodii DSM 1030:
- the relB gene encoding type II toxin-antitoxin system RelB family antitoxin has product MSTISIRLSDKEDLLVRNYAKMHRLSVSDLVRASVIEKIEDEIDLKTFDEVLNKMEKTYSLDEVKKELGL; this is encoded by the coding sequence ATGAGTACCATTTCTATTCGTCTTTCTGACAAAGAAGATTTGCTGGTTCGAAACTATGCCAAAATGCATAGATTATCTGTTTCCGATTTGGTCAGAGCTTCAGTCATCGAAAAAATCGAGGATGAAATTGATTTAAAGACTTTCGATGAAGTCCTGAACAAGATGGAAAAAACCTATTCTCTTGATGAAGTCAAGAAAGAATTAGGCTTGTAA
- a CDS encoding type II toxin-antitoxin system RelE family toxin yields the protein MFVVEFSDATLKKLKKMDRYQASILIGWIEKNLENCDNPRIHGKPLTANHSGKWRYRVGDYRILALIEDDKIKIVIIDVGHRSEIY from the coding sequence ATGTTTGTTGTTGAATTTTCAGATGCAACTTTGAAAAAATTAAAGAAAATGGATCGCTATCAGGCATCAATCCTAATTGGATGGATTGAAAAAAATCTTGAAAACTGCGATAATCCTAGGATTCATGGCAAACCACTAACAGCAAACCATAGTGGAAAATGGCGATATCGTGTTGGTGATTATCGGATTCTTGCACTCATAGAAGACGACAAAATAAAAATTGTTATCATCGATGTTGGTCATCGGAGTGAAATATATTAA
- a CDS encoding recombinase family protein: MKVGYIRVSTEEQNEARQEVLMDQLGVEKVFKDKLSGKNTDRPELKAMLNFMRDGDILVVESYSRLARSTVDLLKIIDALDEKGIGFISHKENIDTTTPQGRLMLTIFAGIYEFERECMLQRQKEGIAIAKAQGKYKGRKPIEVDQTTFETVYTEWKNGKIKAVEAMKKLNLSKPTFYRKVKEYENPSSEIQMEVV; the protein is encoded by the coding sequence ATGAAAGTAGGCTATATCAGAGTCAGTACCGAAGAACAGAATGAAGCCAGACAAGAAGTTTTAATGGATCAATTAGGTGTTGAGAAAGTTTTTAAAGATAAGCTGTCTGGAAAAAATACAGATAGACCAGAATTGAAAGCGATGTTAAATTTCATGCGAGATGGTGATATCTTAGTGGTAGAGTCCTACTCTAGACTTGCACGTTCAACCGTGGATCTCTTGAAAATTATTGATGCGCTTGATGAAAAAGGCATTGGTTTCATTAGTCATAAAGAAAATATTGATACAACTACTCCTCAAGGCCGATTAATGTTGACCATCTTTGCAGGCATCTATGAGTTCGAACGTGAATGTATGTTACAAAGGCAAAAAGAAGGCATCGCCATTGCCAAAGCTCAAGGTAAGTATAAAGGTAGAAAACCAATCGAGGTTGATCAAACGACATTCGAGACTGTCTACACAGAATGGAAAAACGGAAAAATCAAAGCTGTGGAAGCTATGAAAAAATTGAATCTTTCAAAGCCAACTTTTTACCGAAAAGTTAAGGAATATGAAAACCCATCAAGCGAAATTCAAATGGAGGTCGTCTAA
- a CDS encoding helix-turn-helix domain-containing protein — protein MSVSEKIKSMLKLKSKKNKDLANYLSITPQSMRNKFARGSFSAEDLIKISEFLGCKLYFDVGEEIRIPLTLDDLRIDEQLTQNIDME, from the coding sequence ATGTCGGTTTCAGAGAAAATAAAATCAATGTTGAAGTTAAAAAGTAAAAAGAATAAAGACTTAGCGAATTATTTGTCTATAACTCCTCAATCTATGAGAAATAAATTTGCCAGGGGGAGTTTTTCTGCTGAAGACTTGATAAAGATAAGTGAATTTTTAGGATGTAAATTGTATTTCGATGTAGGTGAAGAAATAAGAATTCCACTAACGCTTGACGATCTTCGAATTGATGAGCAACTTACTCAAAATATTGATATGGAATAG